The following proteins are encoded in a genomic region of Haloarcula salinisoli:
- a CDS encoding histidine kinase N-terminal 7TM domain-containing protein — translation MPSLVVIKLALLASIAAGISVGLLAWRERPKPGSVPLVLLMAAQSWWSAALIFQVQAASLEAKLFFIDISWVGVTLLPVAWLLFVLEYGGYNEYTTRRHVAGIMLVPAITIFLVLTNDYHQLVYRGLEIIERNGATMVSRTPAVWFWVIAAYTYLLGLLGLIPMLDLVTSQVRSFRNQSVALLLGLFAPLVTNLLFLFGYLPTAGIDPTPVAFTVSGTACLFALTRFELFGSSPTPIRHARRALYKQMQEGAIVLDTHDTVVDMNDEAASVLQTTREEALGRNLNDVSPDLLSIGGSAGNHVFNPPKNTRSYDVSESQLTDIHDRTIGRIITLHDISDLFRMQQRLEVLHRVFRHNIRTNIQVILGHAGHLATHNSQQKADILKQNAIEIEETGEKVRNIIDVFEEGRKDRENLRLHAILRECVDATARSYPDVTVEYDPGPEDIVVDSLFDIVCSNVIENAAQHNSSSEPWVRVGVEPGEETVTVQVADNGPGIESHELALVEEGTETPLKHGSGFGLALTAWGADIAGGSVAFESDSSGTCVTLEMPVAGRR, via the coding sequence GTGCCATCTCTCGTGGTCATCAAGCTGGCGCTGCTGGCCTCCATCGCGGCCGGCATCTCGGTGGGGCTGCTAGCGTGGCGAGAGCGGCCGAAACCCGGGTCGGTGCCGCTGGTGTTGCTCATGGCGGCCCAGTCCTGGTGGTCAGCGGCGCTGATATTCCAGGTGCAGGCAGCCAGCCTCGAGGCGAAGCTGTTTTTCATCGATATCTCGTGGGTCGGTGTCACGCTCCTGCCCGTCGCCTGGCTCCTCTTCGTCCTCGAATACGGCGGTTACAACGAGTACACGACCCGGCGACACGTGGCGGGGATAATGCTCGTTCCCGCCATCACCATCTTTCTGGTGCTGACCAACGACTACCACCAGCTCGTCTATCGCGGACTGGAGATTATCGAACGAAACGGTGCCACGATGGTCTCGCGAACGCCCGCCGTCTGGTTCTGGGTGATAGCGGCCTACACCTATCTGCTGGGACTGCTGGGGCTCATCCCGATGCTCGACCTCGTGACGAGCCAGGTGCGTAGTTTCCGGAATCAGAGCGTCGCGCTCCTGCTCGGACTGTTTGCCCCGCTGGTGACGAATCTGCTCTTCCTGTTTGGCTACCTGCCGACGGCCGGCATCGACCCGACCCCAGTCGCCTTTACCGTCTCCGGCACCGCCTGTCTCTTCGCGCTGACCCGGTTCGAACTCTTCGGCTCGAGCCCGACTCCGATTCGTCACGCCCGGCGAGCGCTGTACAAGCAGATGCAGGAGGGTGCAATCGTCCTCGATACGCACGACACCGTCGTCGACATGAACGACGAGGCTGCGTCGGTGCTCCAGACGACACGGGAGGAGGCCCTGGGCCGGAACCTGAACGACGTCAGCCCGGACCTGCTCTCGATCGGTGGGTCGGCCGGCAACCACGTGTTCAATCCACCGAAGAACACCAGATCGTACGACGTCTCCGAGAGTCAACTCACGGATATCCACGACCGAACCATCGGTCGCATCATCACGCTCCACGACATCAGCGACCTCTTCCGGATGCAACAGCGTCTGGAAGTGTTACATCGCGTCTTCCGACACAACATCCGGACGAACATCCAGGTCATCCTCGGCCACGCGGGCCACCTGGCGACACACAACAGCCAGCAGAAAGCCGATATCCTCAAACAGAACGCTATCGAGATAGAGGAGACCGGCGAGAAGGTCCGCAACATCATCGACGTCTTCGAGGAGGGCCGGAAAGACCGCGAGAACCTGCGGCTTCATGCCATCCTCCGGGAGTGTGTCGACGCGACCGCACGGAGTTACCCCGACGTCACAGTGGAGTACGACCCCGGCCCCGAGGATATCGTCGTCGACAGTCTCTTCGACATCGTCTGCTCGAACGTCATCGAGAACGCCGCCCAGCACAACTCCAGTTCCGAGCCGTGGGTCCGCGTCGGCGTCGAACCGGGCGAGGAGACCGTCACGGTCCAGGTCGCGGACAACGGCCCCGGTATCGAGTCCCACGAGCTCGCACTGGTCGAGGAAGGGACCGAGACGCCGCTGAAACACGGCAGCGGCTTCGGGCTCGCCCTGACGGCCTGGGGGGCCGACATCGCCGGTGGCTCCGTGGCGTTCGAGTCCGATTCGTCGGGGACGTGTGTGACCCTGGAGATGCCAGTGGCTGGGCGGAGGTAA
- a CDS encoding STT3 domain-containing protein, which translates to MSDERGPTELLDERPELESALAAALAVDDEHDEWGFDDIDVDSGAFGELVSHDVVEKRGDEYAVADPAAVRRALDGDDAVGDETATAEREFDLDWLAVPDIDGRAAGLLTAALAVVVLTRTYVVSSVYRGGDIVFSGNDAYYYRYLVEQVAETSGGAEFSVLSVLPGAGTKGEPLMIATLWWVAELLGGTTETIGHVLAWYPVVSAVISGVFVYLLAVRVTSDRRVGLASVLFLALIPGHALRTSLGFADHHAFDYPWLGLTALALLLVVTTAQDRASLRSPVPWVGSVLLGVGITGQVLAWEAGPLLIVPVGVVVAAKTLLDVEAGREPLRANLPLVGGTGLAAALVWTVHTSWEWHTELVASTPFLLFLGVCSVVATAAVVARAGGTTRQLAAVEGVAFVVGLFTVRSLFTERWAEAFSRTDALFRSDDIAGTIGLFDPGTVGFLLLFGFALVMALPAMVLGVQFATRDRADWLVVTTYAWYFLGLATLQVRFVGELATFAAVFAGYAFVWLAAKVELARPVTGERTAAITDAVVPETRMVGLLCVLFLLVGSLGLVQVPVKTSQVTIDGGQYQTATAIERDAAENGLAYPENYVLSQWGKNRMYNYFVNGESRSYSYARNTHEAFLSSPNETEWYDRLRGRVGYVVTEDRAASPETMHSRLHTRYGSQNESVAGLGHFQAIYATESGSYKAFALVPGATITGTTSPNATVTASATVELPNGTFEYVRRTRADASGRYRIGVANPGEYAVESDNSTATVTVNESAVRNGTERPVGQ; encoded by the coding sequence ATGAGTGACGAGCGCGGGCCGACGGAACTACTCGACGAGCGGCCCGAGCTGGAATCCGCGCTTGCGGCCGCGCTTGCGGTCGACGACGAACACGACGAGTGGGGCTTCGACGACATCGACGTCGACTCGGGGGCCTTCGGGGAACTGGTCTCGCACGATGTCGTCGAGAAGCGCGGCGACGAGTACGCCGTCGCCGACCCGGCCGCCGTCCGCCGGGCGCTCGACGGCGACGACGCAGTGGGAGACGAGACGGCGACCGCGGAACGGGAGTTCGACCTCGACTGGCTCGCCGTACCCGACATCGACGGACGGGCCGCTGGCCTGCTCACGGCTGCGCTGGCGGTGGTGGTCCTCACCCGGACCTACGTCGTCAGCAGCGTCTACCGGGGCGGCGATATCGTCTTCTCGGGCAACGACGCGTACTACTACCGGTATCTGGTCGAACAGGTGGCCGAAACTAGTGGAGGGGCCGAGTTCAGTGTGCTGTCGGTGCTACCTGGTGCTGGTACCAAAGGCGAACCGCTGATGATCGCCACGCTGTGGTGGGTCGCCGAGCTACTGGGTGGGACCACCGAGACGATCGGCCACGTGCTGGCGTGGTACCCCGTCGTCTCGGCGGTCATCTCGGGCGTGTTCGTGTATCTGCTCGCCGTTCGGGTGACGAGTGACCGGCGCGTCGGGCTGGCGTCGGTGCTCTTCCTGGCGCTCATCCCCGGCCACGCGCTGCGGACGAGTCTCGGCTTTGCCGACCACCACGCCTTCGATTACCCGTGGCTGGGACTGACCGCCCTGGCCCTGCTGCTGGTCGTGACGACGGCGCAGGACCGGGCGTCGCTGCGGTCGCCCGTGCCGTGGGTCGGCAGTGTCCTGCTGGGTGTCGGTATCACCGGCCAGGTGCTGGCCTGGGAAGCCGGGCCGCTTCTGATTGTGCCCGTCGGCGTCGTCGTCGCGGCGAAGACGCTGCTGGACGTCGAGGCCGGACGGGAGCCACTGCGTGCGAACCTCCCGCTCGTCGGCGGGACCGGCCTCGCCGCGGCGCTGGTCTGGACTGTCCACACCAGCTGGGAGTGGCACACGGAACTGGTCGCGAGCACGCCGTTCCTGCTGTTCCTGGGGGTCTGTAGCGTCGTCGCGACCGCAGCGGTGGTCGCCAGAGCCGGCGGGACGACGCGACAGCTCGCAGCCGTCGAGGGCGTCGCGTTCGTGGTGGGGCTGTTCACCGTCCGGTCGCTATTCACCGAGCGCTGGGCGGAAGCGTTCAGCCGAACTGATGCGCTGTTTCGGAGCGATGATATCGCCGGGACAATCGGACTATTCGACCCCGGGACGGTCGGCTTCTTGCTCCTGTTTGGCTTCGCACTCGTCATGGCGCTGCCGGCAATGGTGCTTGGCGTGCAGTTCGCAACGCGGGACCGCGCCGACTGGCTGGTCGTGACGACCTACGCATGGTACTTCCTCGGCCTGGCCACTCTCCAGGTCCGCTTCGTGGGCGAACTCGCGACGTTCGCTGCGGTCTTTGCCGGCTACGCCTTCGTCTGGCTCGCTGCGAAGGTCGAACTGGCCCGCCCAGTGACCGGCGAACGGACAGCAGCCATCACCGACGCGGTGGTCCCCGAGACACGAATGGTGGGGCTGCTCTGCGTGCTCTTCTTGCTCGTCGGGAGCCTCGGCCTGGTCCAGGTACCGGTCAAGACGAGTCAGGTCACCATCGACGGCGGGCAGTATCAGACGGCGACGGCCATCGAACGTGACGCGGCCGAAAACGGGCTGGCGTATCCGGAGAACTACGTCCTCAGCCAGTGGGGGAAAAACCGTATGTACAACTACTTCGTCAACGGTGAGTCGCGGAGTTACAGCTACGCGCGGAATACCCACGAAGCGTTCCTCTCGTCCCCGAACGAGACCGAGTGGTACGACCGACTGCGTGGCCGGGTCGGCTACGTCGTCACAGAGGACCGCGCGGCCAGTCCTGAGACGATGCACTCGCGTTTGCACACCCGGTACGGCAGTCAGAACGAATCGGTCGCGGGTCTGGGCCACTTCCAAGCCATCTATGCGACCGAGAGCGGGTCGTACAAGGCGTTCGCACTGGTTCCCGGCGCCACCATCACCGGGACGACCAGTCCGAACGCGACGGTGACCGCGAGCGCGACCGTGGAGCTTCCGAACGGTACGTTCGAGTACGTCCGACGGACGCGAGCCGACGCCAGCGGCCGCTACCGCATCGGCGT